From a region of the Thermus caldilimi genome:
- a CDS encoding GntR family transcriptional regulator → MRLREAILKGELLPGQRLVEKELSERYGLGRAAIRTALARLEQEGLVDSEPYRGAWVRAIDEEDALEILEARMALECLVVRHAARKAKEEDVARLQKILAEMEQRLGEGDLLGMSELNSALHRTLVEIAGHRTATRLIEALRAQGVRHQFRTILVPGRAQKSLAEHRRIVEAVVAHDEAEAERAMRAHLEGVTAALRQTQGGVL, encoded by the coding sequence ATGAGGCTGCGGGAGGCCATACTGAAGGGGGAGCTCCTCCCAGGACAGCGCCTCGTGGAGAAGGAGCTTTCGGAGCGGTACGGTCTGGGTCGGGCTGCTATCCGCACCGCCCTGGCCCGCCTGGAGCAGGAGGGGCTAGTGGACAGCGAACCTTACCGGGGGGCCTGGGTACGGGCCATCGATGAGGAGGATGCCTTGGAGATCCTCGAGGCCCGCATGGCCTTGGAGTGCCTGGTGGTCCGCCACGCCGCCAGAAAAGCCAAAGAGGAGGACGTGGCGAGGTTACAAAAAATCTTGGCAGAAATGGAACAGCGCCTGGGGGAAGGGGACCTCCTGGGGATGTCGGAACTCAACAGTGCCCTCCACAGGACCTTGGTGGAAATCGCTGGCCATCGCACGGCTACCCGCCTTATAGAGGCCCTTCGCGCTCAGGGGGTGCGCCACCAGTTCCGGACCATCCTGGTACCGGGGCGGGCCCAGAAGTCCTTGGCCGAGCACCGCCGCATTGTGGAGGCGGTGGTTGCCCACGACGAGGCCGAGGCGGAAAGGGCCATGCGGGCTCATCTGGAAGGGGTGACGGCCGCTCTGCGCCAGACCCAAGGAGGGGTACTGTGA
- a CDS encoding dimethylmenaquinone methyltransferase → MLTPEEVLELVRLGTATVYEAGGREGLLEASFLRLPEGAKAAGPAFPVLCAQGDNLAVHAAMAALRPGEVLVVAMPQPEPVALVGELLATQAKTQGAVALLVDGAVRDADALKSLCLPVWARFLSPKGARRETVLGLGRPVRVAGVEVRLGDYLVLDGDGVVVVRRERIREVLQKAKERAGREEALRERFAQGEVSIDLYGLRERVAAVLAEAEKWREAL, encoded by the coding sequence ATGCTGACGCCTGAGGAGGTCTTAGAACTGGTCCGACTGGGCACGGCTACGGTCTACGAAGCAGGGGGGCGGGAGGGTCTGCTGGAAGCCTCCTTCCTGCGCTTACCCGAGGGGGCCAAGGCGGCGGGGCCTGCCTTTCCCGTCCTCTGCGCCCAGGGGGATAACCTGGCTGTGCATGCGGCCATGGCCGCCCTGCGCCCGGGCGAGGTCCTGGTGGTAGCCATGCCTCAGCCCGAACCCGTGGCCCTGGTGGGAGAACTTCTGGCGACCCAGGCCAAGACCCAGGGGGCGGTGGCCCTTCTGGTGGATGGAGCGGTGCGGGATGCCGATGCTTTGAAGTCCTTGTGCCTGCCCGTTTGGGCCCGCTTCCTCAGCCCCAAAGGGGCCAGGCGGGAAACAGTTTTGGGGCTGGGTCGGCCTGTACGAGTGGCTGGGGTGGAGGTGCGCCTCGGGGACTACCTAGTCTTGGATGGGGATGGGGTGGTGGTGGTGCGCAGGGAGCGGATCCGGGAGGTTTTGCAAAAAGCGAAGGAGCGGGCGGGGCGGGAGGAGGCTCTCCGGGAGCGCTTTGCTCAGGGGGAGGTCTCCATAGATCTTTATGGTCTGCGGGAGCGGGTGGCGGCAGTTCTAGCCGAAGCGGAAAAGTGGCGGGAGGCCTTATAA
- a CDS encoding transposase, translating to MKKAKPLTPQVKFQIALEVVKGERSAVEIARAYGIHPNTVYKYRGHGQSP from the coding sequence ATGAAGAAAGCCAAGCCGCTAACGCCACAGGTAAAGTTTCAGATCGCTCTGGAAGTCGTGAAAGGGGAGAGAAGCGCCGTGGAGATTGCCCGCGCGTACGGCATCCACCCCAACACCGTGTACAAGTACCGGGGTCACGGGCAAAGCCCGTAG
- a CDS encoding type II toxin-antitoxin system VapC family toxin, producing the protein MNLLLDSHIVLWWLSDDRRLSRRARRLIEGADQVFVSAATTWELAVKASLGKLRMPEGFVEVVEEEGFTHLPITPVHAMAVQSLPWHHRDPFDRILLAQAMVEGVRLMSADQALASYGRFVIQV; encoded by the coding sequence TTGAACCTACTTCTCGATAGTCACATCGTGCTGTGGTGGCTTTCCGATGACCGAAGGCTGAGCCGCAGGGCCCGCCGGTTGATTGAGGGGGCCGACCAGGTATTCGTGAGTGCCGCAACCACCTGGGAGCTTGCCGTAAAGGCTTCTCTGGGCAAACTGCGGATGCCGGAGGGTTTCGTGGAGGTGGTGGAGGAAGAGGGGTTCACCCATCTCCCCATCACACCAGTGCACGCCATGGCGGTCCAAAGCCTGCCGTGGCATCATCGCGACCCCTTCGACCGCATTCTGCTGGCCCAAGCCATGGTGGAGGGGGTGAGGTTGATGAGTGCGGATCAAGCGCTGGCCTCCTACGGAAGATTCGTGATCCAGGTTTAA
- a CDS encoding PIG-L deacetylase family protein, producing the protein MKRLLVVSAHAADFVWRAGGAIALTVAQGGKALVVALSYGERGESGELWKEAGQTLERVKAIRHQEASQAAEILGAEFLPLDLGDYPLRVDEAAQEHLVEILVDFAPEVLITHTPHDPFNPDHPVAYEATERARQLATGSGVASAFKTVRPPEFLLFEPHQPELCGFVPNLFLDITLVWDKKLAAMQIFASQGYLQRYYAERAEHRANHARRISGRPDIARAEAFQRVLPQVVGGL; encoded by the coding sequence GTGAAGCGTCTATTGGTGGTGAGCGCCCACGCGGCGGACTTTGTGTGGCGGGCCGGGGGGGCGATAGCCCTCACCGTGGCCCAAGGAGGAAAGGCCCTGGTGGTGGCCCTGAGTTACGGGGAGCGGGGGGAATCGGGGGAGCTTTGGAAGGAGGCCGGCCAGACCCTGGAGCGGGTCAAGGCCATCCGGCATCAGGAGGCGAGCCAGGCGGCGGAGATCCTGGGGGCGGAATTCCTTCCCTTGGACTTGGGGGATTACCCCTTACGGGTGGACGAAGCAGCCCAGGAACACTTGGTGGAAATCCTGGTGGACTTTGCTCCGGAGGTCCTCATCACCCACACCCCCCACGACCCCTTTAACCCGGACCATCCTGTAGCCTACGAAGCCACAGAGCGGGCCCGGCAACTGGCCACAGGGTCTGGGGTAGCCAGCGCTTTCAAGACCGTGCGCCCCCCGGAGTTCCTCCTTTTTGAGCCCCACCAACCCGAACTCTGTGGTTTTGTGCCCAACCTCTTTTTGGACATTACACTTGTTTGGGATAAGAAACTTGCGGCCATGCAGATTTTCGCTTCCCAGGGATACCTGCAACGCTACTATGCCGAGCGAGCGGAGCACCGGGCCAATCACGCCCGCAGGATCTCAGGGCGGCCGGATATTGCCCGGGCCGAGGCCTTCCAACGGGTCCTGCCCCAGGTGGTTGGGGGTCTTTAG
- a CDS encoding DUF6282 family protein, with protein MSPSPRAWALVQGGYDLHVHVAPDLLPRKTDDLTLARRFRELGLKGFLLKSHFVPTGERAAVVRQAVPGVEVLGGLVLNHAVGGLNPLAVEVAARSGARFIWLPTVDAANEAKEVAGLPPGKRPQWAQLQTVFGEAGLLPPPVGLVDASGKLLPKVRAVLQVVARHGLVLATGHLSREEILRVVEAALEEGVRWVVVTHPDYPTQDLPLSDQRLLADWGAYLERCLVPFLTGKVPWERLFQALRETPPEKNFLSTDLGQPLNPPVEEGLALFADRLLEAGFGEAEVRHWAVTVPALLAEGGVR; from the coding sequence GTGAGCCCAAGCCCCCGCGCCTGGGCCCTGGTGCAGGGCGGGTATGACCTCCACGTGCACGTGGCACCCGACCTACTTCCCCGCAAGACCGACGACTTGACACTGGCTCGCCGGTTTCGGGAGCTGGGCCTCAAGGGCTTCCTCCTGAAGTCCCACTTTGTGCCCACGGGAGAGCGGGCGGCGGTGGTGCGCCAGGCGGTTCCCGGGGTGGAGGTCCTGGGTGGCCTAGTCCTGAACCACGCCGTGGGAGGCTTAAACCCTCTGGCAGTGGAGGTGGCGGCCCGCTCGGGAGCGCGTTTCATCTGGTTGCCCACGGTGGACGCCGCCAACGAGGCCAAGGAGGTGGCAGGGCTTCCCCCCGGGAAGCGTCCCCAGTGGGCCCAGTTGCAGACGGTCTTTGGGGAGGCCGGGCTTCTCCCCCCACCCGTAGGTCTCGTAGATGCTTCGGGTAAGCTTTTACCGAAGGTACGAGCAGTCCTTCAGGTGGTGGCCCGGCACGGGTTGGTTTTGGCTACGGGACACCTTTCCCGGGAGGAGATCCTAAGGGTGGTGGAGGCGGCTCTTGAGGAGGGAGTCCGTTGGGTGGTGGTGACCCACCCCGACTACCCTACCCAGGACCTTCCCCTTTCCGATCAACGCCTCCTGGCCGACTGGGGGGCTTACCTAGAGCGATGCCTTGTTCCCTTTTTGACGGGGAAAGTGCCTTGGGAAAGGCTTTTCCAGGCTCTACGGGAGACTCCGCCAGAGAAAAACTTCCTCTCCACTGACCTGGGTCAGCCTCTAAACCCACCGGTGGAGGAAGGCTTGGCCCTTTTCGCCGACCGCCTTTTGGAGGCGGGCTTCGGGGAGGCTGAGGTGCGCCACTGGGCGGTGACCGTGCCCGCGCTCCTGGCCGAAGGGGGCGTGCGGTGA
- the glpK gene encoding glycerol kinase GlpK gives MRRYLLALDQDTTSSRALLFSLEGRPVAMAQREFRQLYPRPGWVEHDPLEIWESQLGVAQEVLQRAGVEAREVVALGLTNQRETTLVFERGTGKPLYDAIVWQDRRTASLCQELKAQGLEPLFRERTGLLLDPYFSGTKLRWLLENVPGLKEKAERGEALFGTVDTWLLYRLTGGRVHATDPSNASRTLLFNLHTLSWDEELLGILGIPPAMLPEVRPSDGEFGATLPELFGAPIPIRGVLGDQQAALFGQAALAAGQGKCTYGTGAFLLLNTGKRPVPSPKGLLSTVAWSVRGQASYALEGSVFMAGAVVGWLRDGLGLIRESGEVEALAREVADSGGVYLVPAFTGLGAPYWDPYARGAILGLTRGTTRAHLARAALEGVAFQVVDVVALMEEAGVSLAELRVDGGMAGNHLFLQIQADLLGVPVLRPRVTETTALGAALMAGVGAGALDLEGVKRAWILEASFPPRMSLERRQALHQGWRRAVERTLGWAREEG, from the coding sequence ATGCGACGCTACCTCCTCGCCTTGGACCAAGACACCACCAGCAGCCGGGCCCTCCTCTTCAGCCTGGAGGGGAGGCCTGTGGCCATGGCCCAGAGGGAGTTCCGCCAGCTCTACCCGAGGCCGGGCTGGGTGGAGCACGATCCCCTGGAGATCTGGGAAAGCCAGCTTGGGGTGGCCCAGGAGGTCCTCCAGAGGGCGGGGGTGGAGGCCCGGGAGGTGGTGGCCCTGGGCCTCACCAACCAGCGGGAGACCACCCTCGTGTTTGAAAGGGGCACGGGGAAGCCTCTCTATGACGCCATTGTCTGGCAGGATAGGCGCACGGCCTCCCTCTGCCAGGAGCTCAAGGCCCAGGGCTTGGAGCCCCTCTTCCGGGAGCGCACCGGGCTTCTTTTGGACCCCTACTTCTCCGGCACCAAGCTCCGCTGGCTCCTGGAGAACGTCCCTGGGCTAAAGGAAAAGGCTGAGCGGGGCGAGGCCCTCTTTGGCACCGTGGACACCTGGCTCCTCTACCGCCTCACTGGGGGAAGGGTGCACGCCACGGATCCCTCCAACGCCAGCCGCACCCTGCTTTTTAACCTGCACACCCTCTCCTGGGACGAGGAGCTTTTGGGGATTCTGGGGATCCCCCCGGCCATGCTGCCCGAGGTGCGCCCCTCGGATGGGGAGTTTGGGGCGACCCTCCCGGAGCTCTTCGGGGCCCCCATCCCCATCCGCGGGGTGCTGGGGGACCAGCAGGCGGCCCTCTTCGGCCAGGCGGCCTTGGCGGCGGGCCAGGGGAAGTGCACCTACGGGACTGGGGCCTTTCTGCTCCTGAACACGGGAAAGCGGCCCGTCCCTTCCCCGAAGGGCCTCCTCAGCACCGTGGCCTGGAGCGTAAGGGGCCAAGCCAGCTACGCCCTGGAGGGGAGCGTCTTCATGGCGGGGGCGGTGGTGGGGTGGCTAAGGGACGGTCTGGGGCTCATTCGGGAGAGCGGCGAGGTGGAGGCGTTGGCCCGGGAGGTGGCGGATAGTGGGGGCGTGTACCTGGTCCCGGCCTTCACCGGCCTGGGGGCCCCCTACTGGGACCCCTACGCCCGGGGGGCCATTCTGGGCCTCACCCGGGGGACCACCAGGGCCCACCTGGCCCGGGCGGCCCTGGAGGGGGTGGCCTTCCAGGTAGTGGACGTGGTGGCCCTCATGGAGGAGGCGGGGGTTTCCCTGGCCGAACTCCGGGTGGACGGGGGGATGGCCGGGAACCATCTCTTCCTGCAGATCCAGGCGGACCTCCTGGGGGTGCCGGTCCTGAGACCTAGGGTCACGGAGACCACCGCCCTGGGGGCGGCCCTGATGGCGGGGGTGGGGGCGGGAGCCTTGGACCTAGAGGGGGTGAAGAGGGCCTGGATCCTGGAGGCTTCCTTTCCTCCCCGTATGTCCCTGGAACGGCGGCAGGCCCTGCACCAAGGGTGGCGGCGGGCGGTGGAGCGGACTTTGGGCTGGGCGAGGGAGGAGGGATGA
- a CDS encoding FAD-dependent oxidoreductase — MTPSREELWERLKEPLDLLVIGGGATGAGVLWEATLRGLRAALVEAGDFGAGTSSRSTKLLHGGVRYLELAVRHRDPRQLRLVRDALKERRVVMELAPHLARPLTLLTPLFRPLEIPYYGLGLKLYDLLAGRRRLAPSRYAPPKEVQTLFPGLPPTLGGILYQDGQFADYRLNLALILSAIGRGAVALNHAEATGFLLKGGRVRGAVVRDRLTGKEVEVYAKAVVNATGPQADRVRHLLDPHLPPLLTPSNGTHLVLDYPLRVGLLLPRTRDSRVLFLLPWQGRALLGTTDLPAEATACPLPREEEVAYLLEEVRPYLGDLSGRVLAAWAGLRPLVGKGETRLLVRDHLILEEQGLYTLTGGKWTTFRLMALDLLERLAKDLSLPLPPSESHRTPLLGAGPRPPLPLPEGVAEHLYAHYGTLALEVAALGDKPLLPGLPYLEGEVVWAVREELAQKPLDVLARRMGLALLDRKRAEEALPRVGDLMAPLLGWGEEARQAQLEEARRALPGLC; from the coding sequence ATGACCCCAAGCCGGGAGGAGCTCTGGGAACGCCTTAAGGAGCCCCTGGACCTCCTGGTGATCGGGGGCGGGGCCACGGGGGCCGGGGTGTTGTGGGAGGCCACCTTAAGGGGCCTAAGGGCGGCCTTGGTGGAGGCGGGGGACTTCGGGGCGGGGACCAGCAGCCGCTCCACCAAGCTCCTCCACGGGGGGGTGCGCTACCTGGAGCTGGCGGTGCGGCACCGGGACCCCAGGCAGCTTCGCCTGGTGCGGGACGCCCTTAAGGAGAGGAGGGTGGTGATGGAGCTCGCCCCCCACCTGGCCAGGCCCTTAACCCTTCTCACCCCCCTCTTCCGCCCCCTGGAGATCCCCTACTATGGGCTCGGCCTCAAGCTCTACGACCTGTTGGCGGGAAGGAGGCGACTGGCCCCAAGCCGCTACGCTCCTCCCAAGGAGGTGCAGACCCTCTTCCCCGGCCTTCCCCCCACCCTGGGGGGCATCCTCTACCAGGATGGGCAGTTCGCCGACTACCGCCTGAACCTGGCCCTCATCCTCTCCGCTATCGGGCGGGGGGCGGTGGCCCTGAACCACGCCGAGGCCACGGGTTTCCTCCTGAAGGGGGGAAGGGTAAGGGGGGCGGTGGTGCGGGACCGGCTCACGGGGAAGGAGGTGGAGGTCTACGCCAAGGCGGTGGTGAACGCCACCGGCCCCCAGGCGGACCGGGTGCGCCACCTCCTCGACCCCCATCTTCCCCCCCTCCTCACCCCTTCCAACGGGACCCACTTGGTCCTGGACTACCCCTTGCGGGTGGGCCTCCTCCTGCCCCGGACCCGGGACAGCCGGGTCCTCTTCCTCCTGCCTTGGCAGGGCCGGGCCCTTCTGGGCACCACCGACCTCCCCGCTGAGGCCACCGCCTGCCCCCTGCCCCGGGAGGAGGAGGTGGCCTACCTCCTGGAGGAGGTAAGGCCCTACCTGGGGGATCTCTCGGGCCGGGTCCTGGCCGCCTGGGCGGGCCTGAGGCCCCTGGTGGGGAAGGGGGAGACGAGGCTTTTGGTGCGGGACCACCTCATCCTGGAGGAACAGGGCCTTTACACCCTCACCGGGGGCAAGTGGACCACCTTCCGCCTCATGGCCCTGGACCTCCTGGAGCGCCTGGCAAAAGACCTCTCCCTGCCCCTTCCCCCCTCGGAGAGCCACCGCACCCCCCTCCTGGGGGCAGGGCCCAGGCCTCCCCTGCCCCTGCCGGAGGGGGTGGCCGAACACCTCTACGCCCACTACGGCACCCTGGCCCTCGAGGTGGCCGCCTTGGGGGATAAGCCCCTTCTCCCCGGGCTTCCCTACCTGGAGGGGGAGGTGGTGTGGGCGGTGAGGGAGGAGCTTGCCCAAAAGCCCCTGGATGTCCTGGCCCGCAGGATGGGCCTGGCCCTTCTGGACCGGAAGCGGGCGGAGGAAGCCCTGCCCCGGGTGGGGGACCTCATGGCCCCTCTCCTGGGCTGGGGGGAGGAGGCGAGGCAGGCCCAGCTGGAGGAGGCTAGGCGGGCCCTACCGGGGCTGTGCTAG
- a CDS encoding transposase: MHQTAQALLWTLLALLPTPHLRESLKALLLLLLTGHGKARPQHSKTKSPSCLRKSVCPTGKATALSRFLNRYPWPTRALIRLARKKAQETLHRARPRRGPKPRLLVVLDLVTLEKRGLFPALPLSFFHGKWGLHLVVLYLVLGELRIPWAYRVWRGKGEKALSLLALRLLASLPPWMRKSFHLRVVADAAFGTARFLVGVRGLGLEAVVGMRRDRKTREGLPLFGLRRQGSRVHLRGLPFPVWVSWYRYPLPGGGWEWRYVVATFPAGPRTVLVWGRRRFTIEHFFRTVKSEFSLGRFGQRTALGVHRFLVLSFLAYLLAHWVRLAPDGRGLSWREAGWAAVRLLLPEVVLRVLMAELGALGLWPPPAGGRGCSCRVFGRCKF, translated from the coding sequence ATGCACCAGACGGCCCAAGCTCTACTCTGGACCCTCCTGGCCCTCCTGCCAACCCCCCACCTCCGGGAGTCCCTCAAAGCGCTTCTTCTCCTCCTTCTCACCGGCCACGGCAAGGCCAGGCCCCAGCACAGCAAGACCAAGTCCCCTTCTTGCTTACGCAAATCTGTTTGCCCTACGGGCAAAGCAACCGCCCTCTCCCGCTTCCTCAACCGCTATCCCTGGCCCACCCGCGCCCTCATCCGCCTGGCTCGCAAGAAGGCCCAGGAAACCCTCCACCGGGCCAGGCCCAGGCGGGGGCCCAAGCCCAGGCTCCTGGTGGTCCTGGACCTGGTCACCCTGGAGAAGCGGGGCCTCTTCCCCGCCTTGCCCCTCTCCTTTTTCCACGGCAAGTGGGGGCTCCACCTGGTGGTGCTCTATCTGGTGCTGGGAGAGCTGCGCATCCCCTGGGCCTACCGGGTGTGGCGGGGGAAGGGGGAGAAGGCCCTTTCCCTCCTTGCCCTGCGTCTTCTGGCCTCCCTGCCCCCCTGGATGCGCAAGTCCTTCCACCTTCGGGTGGTGGCCGATGCTGCCTTCGGCACCGCCCGGTTTCTTGTGGGGGTGCGGGGGTTGGGTCTGGAAGCGGTGGTGGGGATGCGGCGGGACCGAAAGACGCGGGAGGGGCTTCCCCTCTTTGGGCTCAGACGGCAGGGGAGCCGGGTGCACCTGCGGGGACTTCCCTTTCCCGTGTGGGTGAGCTGGTACCGCTATCCCTTACCCGGGGGAGGGTGGGAGTGGCGGTACGTGGTGGCCACCTTTCCCGCGGGGCCACGGACTGTGCTGGTGTGGGGGCGGCGGCGGTTTACCATTGAGCACTTCTTCCGCACGGTAAAGAGCGAGTTTTCCCTGGGGCGTTTTGGGCAGCGGACGGCCTTGGGGGTGCATCGGTTTCTGGTGTTGTCCTTCCTGGCTTACCTGCTGGCCCACTGGGTGAGGCTAGCTCCAGACGGGAGAGGTCTTTCTTGGCGGGAGGCTGGGTGGGCAGCGGTGCGCCTGCTTCTGCCGGAGGTGGTCTTGCGGGTCCTTATGGCCGAGCTGGGGGCTTTGGGTCTTTGGCCTCCGCCTGCGGGGGGAAGGGGGTGTTCATGCAGGGTATTCGGGAGGTGCAAGTTTTGA
- a CDS encoding transposase has translation MVLVVLDRAGWPISPKLRVPEGVGLVFLPPYSPELQPVERVWSLVDAVVANGQVQTEEELWERVEARCAYLQTQHHLIRSYTLFHRWPGGR, from the coding sequence GTGGTCTTGGTGGTTTTAGACCGGGCAGGGTGGCCCATCTCTCCCAAGCTGCGGGTGCCTGAAGGGGTGGGTCTGGTATTCCTACCCCCCTATTCTCCCGAGCTGCAGCCGGTGGAGCGGGTGTGGTCCCTGGTGGATGCGGTGGTGGCCAACGGGCAGGTGCAGACGGAGGAGGAGCTTTGGGAGCGGGTGGAGGCGCGGTGCGCTTACCTACAGACCCAGCACCACCTCATCCGGAGCTACACCCTCTTCCATAGGTGGCCGGGAGGACGCTGA
- a CDS encoding type II toxin-antitoxin system Phd/YefM family antitoxin, protein MPRTADRNKKLVNIAEAKAQLSRLVQRVERGEVILIGRYGRVVAKLVPPDTPPKPKRVPGVWKGKVWIAPDFDEPNAEIARMMEEGPVEPTSR, encoded by the coding sequence ATGCCTAGAACGGCGGATCGGAACAAGAAACTGGTCAACATTGCCGAGGCTAAGGCCCAGCTCTCCCGGTTGGTGCAGCGGGTTGAGCGAGGCGAGGTCATCCTTATTGGGCGGTATGGGCGGGTGGTGGCCAAGCTGGTGCCGCCCGACACCCCTCCCAAGCCCAAGCGGGTTCCAGGAGTCTGGAAAGGGAAGGTCTGGATCGCCCCGGACTTCGATGAACCCAACGCCGAGATTGCCCGGATGATGGAGGAAGGTCCGGTTGAACCTACTTCTCGATAG
- a CDS encoding catechol 2,3-dioxygenase, whose protein sequence is MEQVVIEECARWPYGDLAHLAHLELFTPRPEESLRFFTQVMGLEVSGQEGDSVYLRGWDDYEFHTLKLTASKWPGLGHLAFRTKSPEALRRRVRALEATGLGEGWTEGDLGHGLAYRFRTPDGHLVELFYETRWYTPTEATRPALKNQASRFPGRGVNLRRLDHVNLLAADVAAVRIFMEEYLGMKVTEQIIFSDGGEQGAWLTCNNKTYDVAVTKDHLGARGRLHHFTYAVDTREDVLRAADICLEHGVFIETGPHKHAIQQTFFLYVYEPGGCRFEIASPGARLLLAPDWKPIRWNEEERKRGQAWGLQTVPTFHTYGVPPVEVGEG, encoded by the coding sequence ATGGAGCAGGTTGTCATTGAGGAGTGCGCCCGCTGGCCCTACGGTGACCTGGCCCACTTGGCCCACTTGGAACTCTTTACCCCAAGGCCTGAGGAGAGCCTTCGCTTTTTCACCCAGGTTATGGGCCTGGAGGTGAGCGGCCAGGAGGGGGACTCGGTTTACCTCCGGGGCTGGGACGACTACGAGTTCCACACTCTGAAGCTCACGGCCAGCAAGTGGCCGGGGCTGGGCCACCTGGCGTTCCGTACCAAAAGCCCGGAGGCTCTACGCCGGCGGGTGCGGGCCCTGGAGGCTACAGGTCTTGGTGAGGGCTGGACGGAGGGCGATCTGGGCCATGGCCTTGCCTACCGCTTCCGCACCCCGGATGGCCACCTGGTAGAGCTTTTCTACGAGACCCGCTGGTACACCCCTACGGAAGCAACCCGGCCGGCCCTGAAAAACCAGGCCTCCCGCTTTCCTGGCAGGGGGGTGAACCTGCGGCGTCTGGACCACGTCAACCTTTTGGCCGCAGACGTGGCGGCGGTACGGATTTTCATGGAGGAGTACCTGGGAATGAAGGTAACCGAGCAGATCATCTTCAGCGATGGGGGCGAGCAAGGGGCCTGGCTCACCTGCAACAACAAAACCTACGATGTGGCGGTCACCAAGGACCACTTGGGAGCCCGGGGCAGACTCCACCACTTCACTTACGCCGTGGATACCCGAGAGGATGTGCTGCGGGCAGCGGACATCTGCCTGGAGCACGGGGTTTTCATTGAGACTGGGCCCCACAAGCACGCCATCCAGCAGACCTTCTTCCTCTATGTGTACGAGCCTGGGGGGTGCCGGTTTGAGATTGCTTCCCCCGGGGCCAGGTTGCTCCTCGCCCCCGACTGGAAGCCCATCCGTTGGAACGAGGAAGAGCGCAAGAGGGGGCAAGCCTGGGGTCTGCAGACGGTCCCCACGTTCCACACCTATGGGGTACCCCCGGTGGAGGTGGGCGAGGGATGA
- a CDS encoding integrase core domain-containing protein, translated as MLAWGMGPSPTAELALGVWDGAKERILRETGREPWALIHHDQGGAFLSHEWVGKLLLEDGQRVSYSLMGPRGNPVVESFFSRFKGENRDLFLEARTLEELKGVIAERIRYYHEGRLHSGLGYRTPEEALREALGASHGKETGGVQN; from the coding sequence GTGCTGGCCTGGGGGATGGGGCCTTCCCCTACGGCGGAGCTGGCCCTGGGGGTATGGGATGGGGCCAAGGAGCGGATTCTCAGGGAAACGGGCCGGGAGCCCTGGGCTCTCATCCACCACGACCAGGGGGGAGCTTTTCTGAGCCACGAGTGGGTGGGGAAGCTTCTTCTGGAGGACGGGCAGAGGGTTTCGTATAGCCTGATGGGGCCGAGGGGGAACCCGGTGGTGGAGTCCTTCTTCTCCCGCTTTAAGGGGGAGAACCGGGACCTCTTCCTGGAAGCCCGAACGCTAGAGGAGCTGAAGGGGGTGATTGCGGAACGGATCAGATACTACCACGAGGGACGGCTGCACTCGGGGCTGGGATACCGGACCCCGGAAGAGGCTTTGCGGGAGGCTTTGGGGGCTTCCCATGGCAAAGAGACAGGAGGAGTTCAAAATTAG
- a CDS encoding IS3 family transposase, which produces MPVGERIALAKQAWNIAARRLTAQGLAPLPRILSALDISRATWYYYGRQKVEADRKREEEDQKTLALITQVLQEHPRYGYRRIQEELKRKGMRVNGKRIRRLLNDFHLALKRGLRVTRSVACNPNPTLS; this is translated from the coding sequence ATGCCTGTTGGGGAGCGCATCGCCTTGGCCAAGCAAGCCTGGAACATAGCCGCAAGGCGGCTGACGGCTCAAGGGCTGGCTCCCCTGCCCAGGATCCTGAGTGCTCTAGACATCTCCCGGGCCACCTGGTACTACTACGGCCGGCAGAAGGTAGAGGCTGATAGGAAGAGGGAGGAAGAGGACCAGAAGACCCTGGCTCTGATCACCCAGGTGCTGCAGGAGCACCCCCGGTACGGCTACCGCCGGATCCAGGAGGAGCTGAAACGGAAGGGGATGCGGGTCAATGGCAAGCGCATCCGCCGGCTACTGAACGACTTCCACCTGGCTTTGAAGCGGGGCCTGAGGGTCACGCGCAGCGTAGCTTGCAACCCAAACCCAACCCTCTCCTAG